From the Synechococcus sp. HK01-R genome, one window contains:
- a CDS encoding GH116 family glycosyl hydrolase — MAPLGLSALRSLLGRRKQAKRWQPPQASWSRPFGLGWTNPYTVRYASNLDDGPNHGMPLGGFGAGCIGRAPDGTINLWHLDGGEHWFGVLPDCQFALFESNGSSTRAHALAVKPEADASRVGGGEPLAAWDWYPASTPERSTGTYAARYPLSWTSYEGVYDAEVRCEAFSPIVPGDYQRTSYPVAVFVWTLRNPTTKPLDLSLLLSWRNTTGWFTNTDASAEVHFRDDGSPEHNYAPAIGITDGQRNRWVDDGDLKGVVLEGNVSTPIAEGEGQWCIATSDQPGVTIQRCSRWNPHGDGNELWSHFSADGTIPESNNDRRSGQNDPVSAALAVQCQLAPGQSIEIPVVISWDLPVTAFATGSSALRRYTDFFGAEGNQAAAVAAEALRDWSQWKQQIEAWQQPVLDRSDLPEPLRMALFNELYDLCSGGSLWSAATPEDPHGRFGVLECLDYAWYESLDVRLYGSLALLQLWPELDKAVLRSFARAIPAADATQRPIGWYFTQGKGRVEADRKVKGATPHDLGAPNECPWDATNYTAYQDCNLWKDLASDYVLQVWRTFKLAPSGEDINFLAECWPSAVEALRYLKTFDANNDGLPDNGGAPDQTFDDWPLQGVSAYCGALWIAALEAALAIGQTLQLATGVDTSAEQREFSGWLEQSRSNFDRLLWNGEYYDIDAESGTPVVMADQLCGDFYARLLGLEPVVSEANSRSTLKAVKESCFEKFQGGSLGVANGLRRDGTPLDPNGTHPLEVWTGINFGIASYYRLMGEGQTAEAICSAVVEQVYSGGLQFRTPEAITAVNTFRACHYLRAMAIWGLWATHTDWQQIPGAHRS; from the coding sequence ATGGCCCCGCTCGGACTTTCTGCTCTGCGTTCGCTGCTGGGCCGTCGCAAGCAAGCCAAGCGTTGGCAGCCGCCCCAGGCGAGCTGGAGCCGGCCGTTTGGCCTGGGCTGGACCAACCCCTACACGGTCCGCTATGCCAGCAACCTCGACGATGGCCCCAACCACGGCATGCCCTTGGGGGGCTTTGGTGCTGGTTGCATCGGCCGGGCACCCGATGGAACGATCAACCTCTGGCACCTCGATGGCGGAGAACACTGGTTCGGTGTGCTGCCCGATTGCCAGTTCGCCCTGTTTGAAAGCAACGGCAGCAGCACGAGGGCCCATGCGCTGGCAGTCAAACCGGAGGCAGATGCTTCCCGTGTTGGTGGCGGCGAGCCCCTAGCGGCGTGGGATTGGTATCCCGCCAGCACGCCCGAGCGCAGCACCGGGACCTATGCCGCCCGCTACCCCCTGAGCTGGACCAGTTACGAGGGCGTGTATGACGCCGAGGTGCGCTGCGAAGCCTTCAGCCCCATCGTGCCGGGGGATTATCAGCGCACCAGCTACCCGGTGGCTGTGTTCGTGTGGACCTTGCGCAACCCCACCACCAAGCCGCTGGATCTGTCGTTGTTGTTGAGCTGGCGCAACACCACCGGTTGGTTTACCAACACCGATGCTTCAGCTGAGGTGCACTTCCGGGACGACGGCAGCCCTGAGCACAACTACGCACCGGCGATCGGCATCACCGATGGGCAGCGCAACCGTTGGGTCGATGACGGCGACCTGAAAGGAGTCGTGCTGGAGGGCAACGTCTCCACTCCGATCGCCGAAGGTGAGGGGCAATGGTGCATTGCCACGTCTGATCAGCCAGGGGTGACGATTCAGCGTTGCAGTCGCTGGAATCCCCACGGCGATGGCAATGAGCTGTGGAGCCATTTCAGTGCCGACGGCACCATTCCCGAGAGCAACAACGATCGCCGCAGCGGACAGAACGATCCGGTCAGCGCGGCCCTCGCGGTGCAGTGTCAGTTGGCGCCGGGCCAAAGCATCGAGATTCCGGTGGTGATCAGCTGGGATCTGCCGGTCACGGCCTTTGCGACAGGAAGCAGTGCCCTGCGCCGCTACACCGATTTCTTTGGCGCTGAAGGCAACCAGGCGGCGGCGGTGGCTGCCGAAGCGCTGCGGGATTGGTCGCAGTGGAAGCAGCAGATCGAGGCCTGGCAGCAGCCGGTGTTGGACCGCAGCGATCTGCCGGAGCCCTTGCGTATGGCTCTGTTCAACGAGCTTTATGACCTCTGCAGTGGCGGAAGCCTCTGGAGTGCGGCAACGCCTGAGGATCCCCACGGTCGTTTCGGAGTGCTCGAGTGCCTCGATTACGCCTGGTACGAAAGTCTCGATGTGCGTCTGTATGGCTCCCTAGCGCTGCTGCAGCTCTGGCCGGAACTCGATAAGGCGGTGCTGCGCAGTTTTGCTCGGGCGATTCCAGCGGCGGATGCCACCCAGCGGCCGATCGGCTGGTATTTCACCCAGGGCAAGGGCCGGGTGGAGGCTGACCGCAAGGTGAAAGGGGCGACCCCCCACGATTTGGGGGCACCGAATGAATGTCCGTGGGATGCGACCAACTACACCGCCTATCAGGATTGCAATCTCTGGAAAGACCTGGCCAGCGATTACGTGCTGCAGGTCTGGCGCACGTTCAAGTTGGCCCCGAGCGGTGAAGACATCAACTTTCTGGCCGAGTGCTGGCCATCGGCGGTGGAAGCGCTGCGCTATCTGAAAACGTTTGATGCCAACAACGACGGTCTGCCTGATAACGGTGGTGCGCCGGATCAAACCTTCGATGACTGGCCGCTCCAAGGGGTGAGTGCTTACTGCGGTGCGCTCTGGATTGCGGCCTTAGAGGCGGCCCTGGCGATTGGCCAGACCTTGCAGCTCGCAACCGGTGTGGATACGTCGGCGGAGCAGCGTGAGTTCAGCGGTTGGCTTGAGCAGTCGCGCAGCAACTTCGATCGTTTGCTGTGGAACGGGGAGTACTACGACATTGATGCCGAGAGCGGCACGCCGGTGGTGATGGCCGATCAGCTCTGTGGTGATTTCTATGCGCGCCTGCTGGGGCTGGAGCCGGTGGTGAGTGAGGCCAACAGCCGCAGCACGCTCAAGGCCGTGAAGGAGAGCTGCTTTGAGAAGTTCCAGGGCGGCAGCCTCGGGGTGGCCAATGGCCTGCGCCGCGATGGCACACCCCTGGATCCCAATGGCACCCACCCCTTGGAGGTGTGGACAGGCATCAACTTCGGCATTGCCAGCTATTACCGCCTGATGGGCGAAGGCCAAACCGCGGAAGCGATCTGCTCAGCGGTGGTGGAGCAGGTGTACAGCGGGGGTCTGCAGTTCCGCACGCCTGAGGCGATCACAGCGGTGAACACCTTCCGGGCTTGCCACTACCTGCGGGCGATGGCGATCTGGGGCCTGTGGGCGACCCATACCGATTGGCAGCAGATTCCTGGTGCTCATCGGTCCTGA
- a CDS encoding NAD(+) kinase, whose translation MPRVGLIVNDGKPLAVETAQTIQARLERCGHEVVRASSSGGMVGFANPDQHLRLLGYNACVPEGFEPSMALAIVLGGDGTVLSAARQTAPVGVPILTINTGHLGFLAEAYLDDLDRALEQVLTEQWTIEERASLVVSVMRGEQRRWEALCLNEMALHREPLTSMCHFEIAIGRHAPVDISADGVILSTPTGSTAYALSAGGPVITPDCPVLQLTPIAPHSLASRALVFSDREPVTVFPATPERLMMVVDGSAGCYVWPEDRVLIRRSEHPVRFVRLSDHEFFQVLRNKLGWGLPHVAKPDRP comes from the coding sequence GTGCCCCGGGTCGGACTGATCGTGAATGACGGCAAGCCATTGGCCGTTGAGACGGCCCAGACCATCCAGGCCAGGCTGGAGCGCTGCGGCCATGAGGTGGTGCGTGCCAGCAGCTCCGGCGGCATGGTCGGCTTCGCCAACCCTGATCAGCATCTGCGCCTGCTGGGCTACAACGCTTGTGTGCCTGAGGGCTTTGAGCCGAGCATGGCCCTGGCGATCGTGCTGGGCGGTGACGGCACTGTGCTTTCGGCGGCTCGCCAAACCGCCCCTGTGGGCGTGCCGATTCTCACGATCAACACCGGCCACCTCGGCTTCCTGGCAGAGGCCTATCTCGATGATCTCGACCGGGCCCTGGAACAGGTGCTCACCGAGCAATGGACGATCGAGGAGCGCGCCAGTTTGGTGGTGAGTGTGATGCGCGGTGAGCAGCGTCGCTGGGAGGCCCTCTGCCTTAACGAGATGGCGCTGCACCGCGAGCCGCTCACGAGCATGTGTCACTTCGAGATCGCGATCGGGCGCCACGCGCCGGTGGACATCTCCGCCGATGGGGTGATTCTTTCGACGCCCACAGGCTCGACGGCCTATGCCCTCAGCGCAGGGGGGCCTGTGATCACACCCGACTGCCCGGTGCTGCAGTTGACTCCCATTGCCCCCCATTCCCTGGCATCCCGCGCCCTTGTGTTCAGTGACCGCGAGCCGGTCACCGTGTTTCCCGCCACCCCAGAGCGCTTGATGATGGTGGTGGACGGCAGTGCCGGTTGCTATGTGTGGCCGGAAGATCGGGTGCTGATTCGTCGCAGCGAGCATCCGGTGCGCTTTGTGCGCCTGTCAGACCATGAGTTTTTTCAGGTGCTGCGCAACAAACTGGGATGGGGGTTGCCCCATGTCGCCAAGCCCGATCGGCCATGA
- a CDS encoding DUF3122 domain-containing protein — translation MHLLRRLLVSLLAAVLLLLVTPGVAIAQVHEHQDENGAPMLRSLESLRDLDYQSWQAVAYRTGTPGNPVVLRIVGYPGKLRLEHPAPLLVQAGVKEWQLDDITLENPVLASDGREAAAEFALDPLLNDLSNNRPLRLFLPGVFTEMPVPPYVVGEWREVQTEPLGS, via the coding sequence ATGCATCTGCTGCGCCGTTTACTGGTTTCACTGTTGGCTGCTGTGTTGCTGCTGCTCGTCACCCCTGGGGTGGCGATCGCGCAGGTGCACGAACACCAGGATGAGAACGGGGCACCAATGCTGCGCAGCCTCGAAAGCCTGCGCGATCTCGATTACCAGAGCTGGCAGGCGGTGGCCTATCGCACCGGAACCCCTGGCAATCCTGTGGTGCTGAGGATTGTGGGTTATCCCGGCAAATTGCGCCTCGAGCATCCCGCCCCCCTGCTCGTGCAGGCCGGTGTGAAGGAGTGGCAGCTCGACGACATCACCCTTGAGAATCCTGTTCTGGCCAGTGATGGCCGGGAGGCGGCAGCCGAGTTCGCCCTCGATCCCCTGCTCAATGATCTCAGCAACAACCGCCCGCTGCGTTTGTTCCTTCCCGGTGTGTTCACCGAAATGCCCGTCCCCCCCTATGTGGTGGGTGAATGGCGTGAGGTGCAGACGGAGCCTCTTGGGTCATGA
- a CDS encoding DUF192 domain-containing protein — translation MEGAPPLPPQQLPLEARWCVADRREACVLLEVADEPQEQRLGLMQRPALPPLRGMWFPFVPSQPLRFWMFNTIAPLDMVFVRRGRVLAIQSNVPICRAQPCPSYWADADGNGRADFADGVVEIGAGEAARLGIKVGDPVAIDDIGHENVSLP, via the coding sequence GTGGAGGGTGCTCCTCCGCTTCCACCGCAGCAGCTGCCCCTCGAGGCACGCTGGTGCGTAGCCGATCGCCGCGAGGCCTGTGTGCTGCTCGAGGTGGCTGATGAACCCCAGGAGCAGCGCCTCGGTCTGATGCAGCGCCCGGCCCTGCCCCCCTTGCGGGGCATGTGGTTCCCGTTCGTGCCGTCTCAGCCCCTGCGCTTCTGGATGTTCAACACCATCGCCCCGCTCGACATGGTGTTTGTACGTCGCGGGCGGGTGCTGGCGATTCAGAGCAACGTGCCGATCTGTCGGGCTCAACCTTGCCCGTCCTACTGGGCGGATGCGGATGGCAACGGCCGCGCTGATTTCGCCGATGGGGTGGTGGAGATCGGTGCGGGTGAGGCGGCGCGCCTGGGAATCAAGGTCGGTGATCCCGTGGCCATCGACGACATTGGTCACGAGAACGTGTCATTGCCGTAA
- a CDS encoding DUF3764 family protein, with amino-acid sequence METHVLTFTINKSFAEWVATYDASKPLQAAAGITSLYRGVSKEDPTKVCAVMQAEPGVMEAFISDHAELVASSGHVLESTVSQVFI; translated from the coding sequence ATCGAAACCCACGTGCTCACGTTCACGATTAACAAGAGCTTTGCTGAATGGGTGGCGACCTATGACGCCTCGAAGCCATTGCAGGCAGCGGCTGGCATTACCTCCTTGTATCGGGGCGTGAGCAAAGAGGATCCCACCAAGGTTTGTGCTGTGATGCAGGCCGAGCCCGGGGTAATGGAAGCGTTTATCAGTGATCACGCTGAGCTGGTCGCTTCCTCGGGCCATGTTCTGGAGAGCACGGTGAGCCAAGTGTTCATCTGA
- a CDS encoding sulfotransferase: MRPSTLLQALRRGRLERRRLPLALALSCSGLLVEPLAWCQDLWLCIRWRGVDCPDDPVIVVGHWRSATTYLHQLLAADPAAATARNSLTMAPQVALLLKPLIRPLLKKLMSAHRPIDAVPWSADDPQEDEIGLARLTMDTNMAGMAFPRDYLRHFRHSVLAEGRSLASTLLWFTRLTWLHDGAGKSHLVIKNSAHMARVPMLLRLFPRARFVLLRREPIDSIRSLVQVKQLLADLVGLQSPPDVIRQVEETVWAHEQLLEAFEAHRSLIPEGHLVEIAYNDLITAPLQTLEQLYGDLRLGDWSTAGPAIAQRVEQARTYRAQPVQLDPAAEQHLQALLGGTLTPC; this comes from the coding sequence TTGCGTCCCTCCACCCTCTTGCAGGCTTTACGCCGCGGTCGTCTTGAGCGACGGCGGCTGCCGCTGGCGTTGGCTCTCAGTTGCAGCGGTCTGCTGGTGGAGCCCCTGGCCTGGTGTCAGGACCTCTGGCTTTGCATTCGATGGCGCGGTGTTGACTGCCCGGATGATCCGGTGATCGTGGTCGGTCACTGGCGCAGTGCCACCACGTATCTGCATCAGTTGTTGGCTGCTGATCCAGCGGCAGCGACTGCCCGCAACAGCCTCACCATGGCTCCCCAGGTGGCGCTGCTGCTTAAGCCGCTGATCCGACCATTGCTTAAGAAGCTGATGAGTGCGCACCGCCCGATTGATGCTGTGCCTTGGTCTGCCGATGATCCTCAGGAGGATGAGATTGGCCTCGCTCGCCTGACCATGGACACGAACATGGCGGGGATGGCATTCCCTCGCGATTATCTCCGCCACTTTCGCCATAGCGTGCTTGCGGAGGGACGGTCGTTGGCGTCGACGCTGTTGTGGTTTACCCGTCTCACCTGGCTGCACGACGGTGCGGGCAAGAGCCATCTGGTGATCAAGAATTCCGCCCACATGGCCCGGGTGCCCATGTTGCTGCGCCTGTTCCCGCGTGCCCGTTTCGTGCTGTTGCGGAGGGAGCCGATCGACTCGATCCGTTCCTTGGTGCAGGTGAAGCAGTTGCTTGCCGATCTGGTGGGACTGCAATCGCCACCGGATGTCATCCGCCAGGTGGAGGAGACCGTCTGGGCTCACGAGCAATTGCTGGAGGCTTTTGAAGCCCATCGCTCACTGATTCCTGAGGGCCACCTCGTGGAGATCGCCTACAACGATCTGATCACAGCACCACTGCAGACGCTGGAGCAGCTCTACGGAGACCTTCGCCTTGGCGACTGGTCAACAGCGGGCCCGGCGATTGCCCAGCGGGTTGAGCAGGCCCGAACCTACCGGGCCCAGCCCGTGCAGCTGGACCCTGCGGCCGAGCAACACCTGCAGGCGCTGCTTGGAGGTACGTTGACGCCCTGTTGA
- a CDS encoding winged helix-turn-helix domain-containing protein has translation MTMNAPVLLVGEGAVALAARLEASGYRPLDWSAGMAAALPADGESPLAAVLASDQSARVADLRSRFGSMPILLDVENDSVEAREICLSAGADDFWLSSLGTSDLLQRLRLHLRIQERNGHQPTLLQVADLTVEPTCRQVRRGRRPVALTAREYSLLLLLLAHRGEVLSREQILREVWNDDQGTASNVIEVYVRYLRQKLEEGGEKRLIHTIRGRGYCLNDGMPQMERP, from the coding sequence ATGACGATGAACGCTCCGGTGCTGTTGGTTGGAGAGGGGGCTGTGGCCCTGGCGGCCCGACTCGAGGCGTCTGGGTACCGCCCCCTCGACTGGTCGGCTGGGATGGCCGCCGCGCTTCCAGCCGATGGCGAATCTCCTCTGGCGGCTGTGTTGGCTTCCGATCAGTCGGCTCGCGTTGCTGACCTGCGCTCCCGGTTTGGATCGATGCCGATTCTCCTTGATGTAGAGAACGACAGCGTGGAGGCCCGCGAAATCTGCCTCTCCGCAGGGGCGGACGACTTCTGGCTTTCCTCGCTCGGCACCAGCGATCTTCTGCAGCGACTGCGCCTGCATCTGCGGATTCAGGAGCGCAACGGTCACCAGCCCACCCTGCTCCAGGTGGCTGATCTGACCGTGGAGCCGACCTGTCGTCAGGTGCGCCGTGGCCGTCGACCTGTGGCGCTCACAGCGCGGGAGTATTCGCTGCTGTTGCTGTTGCTGGCCCACCGCGGCGAGGTGCTCAGCCGCGAGCAGATTTTGAGAGAGGTCTGGAACGACGATCAGGGCACGGCGAGCAACGTGATCGAGGTGTATGTGCGCTACCTGCGCCAGAAGCTTGAAGAGGGTGGGGAAAAGCGACTGATCCATACGATCCGCGGCCGCGGCTACTGCCTTAATGACGGCATGCCTCAGATGGAGCGCCCCTGA
- the ribD gene encoding bifunctional diaminohydroxyphosphoribosylaminopyrimidine deaminase/5-amino-6-(5-phosphoribosylamino)uracil reductase RibD, which produces MRAVADSDQRWIPWMRRALQLAALADGHTSPNPLVGAVVLDASGTLVGEGFHARAGEPHAEVGALAQAGERAKGGTLVVTLEPCCHHGRTPPCTDAVIKAGIARVVVALTDPDPRVSGGGLQRLRDAGVEVLSGVLEVDAAHQNRAFVHRVQTGRPWGLLKWAMSLDGRTALPNGASQWISGPSARSWVHRLRAQCDAVIVGGGTVRGDNPLLTSRGLRQPEPLRVVLSRSLDLPDQAQLWDQSVAPTLVAHGVASDGADRERAQRLDALGMAGVTLTALQHCEPQQLLEVLAGRGCNRVLWECGPALAAAALQQGCVQELAVVVAPKLMGGAAACTPLGELGFTAMDQVMSLQQIRHSSLAADWLLQALLPTDR; this is translated from the coding sequence ATGAGGGCGGTCGCTGACTCTGATCAGCGCTGGATTCCCTGGATGCGCCGGGCCTTGCAGCTGGCGGCCTTGGCCGATGGCCACACCAGCCCCAATCCCCTGGTGGGCGCCGTGGTGCTCGATGCCTCCGGCACGTTGGTGGGGGAGGGGTTTCATGCCCGGGCTGGTGAACCCCATGCCGAAGTGGGGGCCTTGGCCCAGGCCGGAGAGCGCGCGAAGGGCGGCACGCTGGTGGTCACCCTCGAGCCCTGCTGCCATCACGGCCGCACTCCGCCCTGCACCGACGCCGTGATTAAGGCAGGGATCGCTCGAGTGGTGGTGGCGCTGACCGATCCCGATCCTCGTGTTTCCGGCGGAGGTTTGCAACGGCTGCGCGATGCCGGAGTGGAGGTGCTCTCTGGAGTGTTGGAGGTCGACGCTGCCCACCAGAACCGGGCCTTCGTGCACCGCGTGCAGACCGGACGCCCCTGGGGCCTTCTCAAGTGGGCCATGAGCCTCGATGGCCGCACGGCCTTGCCCAATGGCGCCAGCCAGTGGATCAGTGGTCCCAGCGCACGCAGCTGGGTGCATCGTTTGCGGGCCCAGTGTGATGCCGTGATCGTGGGGGGCGGCACCGTGCGGGGGGATAACCCACTGCTCACGAGCCGCGGACTGCGCCAGCCTGAGCCCTTGCGGGTGGTGCTGAGCCGCAGTCTTGATTTGCCCGATCAGGCCCAGCTTTGGGATCAATCCGTCGCTCCCACCCTGGTGGCCCATGGAGTCGCTAGCGACGGAGCCGACCGCGAGCGCGCCCAACGGCTGGATGCCCTTGGCATGGCCGGCGTGACGCTCACGGCCTTGCAACACTGCGAGCCTCAACAACTCCTGGAGGTGTTGGCGGGCCGTGGCTGCAACCGGGTGCTCTGGGAGTGCGGCCCTGCCCTGGCCGCTGCTGCGTTGCAGCAGGGCTGCGTGCAGGAGCTGGCGGTGGTCGTTGCCCCCAAGTTGATGGGTGGCGCGGCGGCCTGCACCCCCCTCGGCGAGCTGGGTTTCACGGCGATGGATCAGGTGATGTCCCTTCAGCAGATTCGCCACAGCTCCCTGGCGGCTGACTGGCTGCTCCAGGCGCTGCTTCCTACAGATCGCTGA
- the cbiE gene encoding precorrin-6y C5,15-methyltransferase (decarboxylating) subunit CbiE yields MIEVIGTDAGAPATLAAPQQQLLREAALIAAPRRLHPALTRWLGSEHNAELIASDAPLSLCDTLQQQSNQVCSVVLASGDPLWFGIGRTLIERLGPTQLRFHPAPSSLQLAFARFGRPWQDAQWLSLHGRDPMALTQRLQQRPKALAVLTDPSRGGVDEVRGVLHSSGLEAAYALWLFEALGHPEERVRQLDPTDLTPSDLHPLHLVVLLAGEAPAPEPEALPLFGLDDGVFLQHDDRPGLMTKREVRIQLLAELELPATGVLWDLGAGTGSVGLEALRLQPGLQLLAIERRGGGAHLIKANAERLGVQAAAVLEADALSIIQSGDGSGADLPESLQRPDRVLVGGGGKDRAALLNAVLQRLNPGGVVVIPLATLEALADLRALLERADLKVRVSQHQAWRGQPLSDGTRLAPMNPVLVLKGSLPGP; encoded by the coding sequence ATGATCGAGGTCATCGGCACCGATGCCGGCGCACCCGCCACCCTGGCGGCGCCGCAGCAGCAACTGCTTCGTGAAGCTGCGTTGATCGCCGCACCCCGGCGTCTGCACCCAGCACTCACCCGTTGGCTGGGGAGTGAGCACAACGCGGAGTTGATCGCGAGCGATGCGCCGCTCAGCCTCTGCGACACCCTGCAGCAGCAATCGAACCAAGTCTGTTCTGTCGTGCTGGCCAGTGGCGATCCGCTCTGGTTCGGCATCGGCCGCACCCTGATCGAACGTCTGGGGCCGACGCAGCTTCGTTTCCATCCAGCCCCGTCATCCCTCCAACTGGCCTTCGCCCGGTTTGGGCGTCCCTGGCAGGACGCCCAGTGGCTCAGCCTGCATGGGCGTGACCCGATGGCGCTAACGCAGCGGCTGCAGCAACGACCCAAGGCCTTAGCGGTCCTGACCGACCCCAGTCGCGGGGGCGTCGATGAGGTGAGAGGAGTCCTGCACAGCAGCGGCTTGGAAGCGGCCTATGCGCTCTGGCTGTTCGAAGCACTGGGGCACCCCGAGGAGCGTGTGCGCCAGCTCGACCCCACGGATCTCACCCCCTCTGATCTCCATCCTCTGCACTTGGTGGTGTTGCTGGCGGGCGAGGCTCCTGCCCCGGAGCCAGAGGCCTTACCCCTCTTTGGCCTAGATGACGGCGTGTTCCTGCAACACGACGACCGCCCTGGGCTGATGACCAAACGGGAAGTGCGCATCCAGCTGCTGGCCGAGCTGGAGCTGCCGGCGACAGGGGTGCTTTGGGACCTTGGAGCCGGCACCGGCAGTGTTGGCCTGGAGGCGCTGCGCTTACAGCCAGGCCTCCAGCTCTTAGCGATCGAACGGCGGGGGGGCGGGGCGCACCTGATCAAAGCCAATGCCGAGCGCCTGGGGGTGCAAGCAGCGGCCGTGCTGGAAGCTGATGCCCTGTCCATCATCCAGAGCGGCGATGGTTCCGGCGCTGACCTTCCGGAGAGCTTGCAACGCCCCGACCGGGTGCTAGTTGGTGGTGGAGGCAAGGATCGTGCCGCCCTACTCAATGCAGTGCTGCAGCGACTGAACCCCGGCGGCGTGGTCGTGATCCCCCTGGCCACCCTCGAAGCCCTGGCGGATCTGCGAGCACTCCTGGAGCGCGCAGACCTGAAGGTGAGGGTGAGTCAGCACCAAGCCTGGCGTGGTCAGCCCCTGAGCGATGGCACCCGGCTGGCGCCGATGAATCCTGTGCTGGTGCTCAAAGGAAGCCTTCCAGGGCCTTGA
- a CDS encoding AraC family transcriptional regulator — MQTSSFPCLVSPGPKASDLSWSTPFRSATELTQSLARLGKDFNALQLSQGQLQGRISVVHLLGISLLEIQTNQLLLLNGERGDDCTAFALESSNTIDDHKVHGKPINPNSLHGFKSGLNESFFSLTAGSTSYMVVTSTTRFHRYLMHCGQEHLVELLGRCNGVTLNQDHHRALCRIIATLFNDPTTTAADRQLNSSLLQTCLLNGLVESQADEYVTHQPKARHDLIRELVHWGFQNGHQPLNLDDVSRALYTSRRTLILGSKESTGMGPMELLRSIRLEQVNWMLRSPATRAASKLHSISEVAQHFGFRSRGNFAAIYRQHFEESPRDTLLAAA; from the coding sequence GTGCAAACCAGCTCCTTTCCTTGCCTGGTTTCCCCCGGCCCGAAAGCGTCTGACCTGAGTTGGAGCACACCGTTCCGAAGCGCCACCGAACTCACCCAATCACTCGCTCGCCTCGGCAAAGACTTCAACGCCCTCCAGCTCAGTCAGGGCCAGCTGCAGGGCCGCATCTCGGTGGTCCACCTGCTGGGTATCAGCCTGCTGGAGATCCAGACCAACCAGCTGTTACTGCTCAACGGTGAGAGGGGAGACGACTGCACGGCTTTCGCTCTGGAGTCGAGTAACACCATCGACGACCACAAGGTTCATGGCAAACCCATCAATCCCAACTCCCTCCATGGGTTCAAAAGTGGATTGAATGAATCGTTCTTCTCGCTCACCGCTGGATCAACCTCTTACATGGTGGTGACCTCAACCACGCGCTTCCATCGCTACCTGATGCACTGCGGCCAGGAGCACTTGGTGGAGCTCCTGGGGCGGTGCAATGGCGTCACGCTGAATCAAGACCACCACCGGGCCCTCTGCCGGATCATCGCGACCCTGTTCAACGACCCCACAACAACAGCAGCCGATCGCCAGCTGAACAGCTCATTGCTGCAAACCTGCCTGCTCAATGGCCTGGTCGAATCACAAGCTGATGAGTACGTCACCCATCAGCCAAAGGCACGTCATGATCTGATTCGGGAACTCGTGCATTGGGGCTTCCAGAACGGCCACCAACCCCTGAACCTCGATGATGTGAGCCGTGCGCTCTACACCTCGCGCCGCACGCTGATCCTGGGGTCCAAAGAGAGCACCGGCATGGGTCCGATGGAGCTGCTGCGATCGATCCGCCTCGAGCAGGTGAACTGGATGCTGCGCTCTCCAGCCACACGAGCGGCATCGAAGCTTCATTCCATCAGCGAGGTCGCTCAACACTTTGGCTTCCGCAGCCGCGGAAACTTTGCGGCCATCTACCGCCAGCATTTTGAGGAGTCACCACGGGACACTCTTCTGGCGGCCGCCTGA